In a genomic window of Chrysemys picta bellii isolate R12L10 unplaced genomic scaffold, ASM1138683v2 scaf1874, whole genome shotgun sequence:
- the LOC135980113 gene encoding uncharacterized protein LOC135980113 isoform X1, which produces MLCGQQRPQEPSPDSQQEASPCPVTEDLPASPGQEVEDPCPTTSSSARSPWDSSSAWDSGSSEADGRRCFVLGTARDSGDEEEEWVDVATEEAALNNSREQLQGGEKEEAQQLVFLHAIHPASRCTAERAGHSGAALLQGGCGGEDCAP; this is translated from the exons atgttgtgtgggcagcagcggccccaggagcccagccctgattcccagcaggaggcatcgccctgcccggtcactgaggaccttccagcctccccagggcaggaggtggaggatccctgtcccaccaccagcagctcggcccgctccccatgggacagcagcagtgcctgggactcgggcagcagcgaggccgatgggcgccgctgctttgttctag ggaccgccagggactcaggggacgaggaggaggaatgggtggacgtggccacagaggaggctgctctcaataacagccgagagcagctccaaggcggagaaaag gaggaggcccagcagcttgtgttcctgcacgccatccaccccgcgtctcgctgcacagcagagagggcaggacacagtggagccgcactgctgcaaggcggctgtggcggagaggattgtg caccatga
- the LOC135980113 gene encoding maestro heat-like repeat-containing protein family member 1 isoform X2: MTPALEPELETHLLRAALHAVFTLGMEKDTTQVQDLPRVLPDLLDAMLGNLLAESPDTDRLQYILEHINYWIVSRVPRERARAVKSSTALLRFTITLPEFDISDL, from the exons atgacacctgccctggagccagagctggagacccacctcctccgagctgccctgcacgccgtcttcaccctgggcatggagaaggacaccacccaagtgcag gatctgcctagggtcttgccagacctcctggacgccatgctggggaacctgctggcagagtccccagacaccgacaggctccagtacatcttggag cacattaactactggatcgtgtccagggtgccgcgagagagagccagggccgttaagagcagcacggccctgctcagattcaccatcaccctccctgagtttgacataagtgacctctga